A single region of the Pseudomonas granadensis genome encodes:
- a CDS encoding CitMHS family transporter, producing the protein MITALGFLMMFSIIALILLRRISPVVGFTTIPVAVCLLAGFAPPQIGDFIKNGLITVAPTAALFLFAILYFGIMRDRGLFDPLVNFLIRRTGGKPLAVALVTVLVTAVVHLDGVGAATFLLTIPALLPLYKRLNMSPNMLLLLVGTTAGVGNMVPWGGTTARAAATTGLDATALWMGLIPVQLVGFACLLLIAGWLGLLAQRRLPKSLGAASSFDATLAQPEEREHALSPRQLRYWLNVALTVAILACLFSGIFPLYACFMVGLGIALPLNFASLEAQTERIKAHAADALQMVLVMMAAGVLLGVLSGAKMSDGMALALIDALPHGSAQYLHLIIGAFGVPLGMIFSPDAYYFALLPVIRDVAVAAGVPLEAVARAMLIGENTGFAISPVVPSVYLALALAGVELRKHIMYTFCWAWGVSLVMLAFAVLSGAIPT; encoded by the coding sequence ATGATCACTGCACTGGGTTTTCTCATGATGTTCAGCATCATCGCGCTGATTTTGCTCCGCAGAATCAGCCCGGTGGTGGGCTTCACCACAATCCCCGTCGCCGTCTGCCTGCTGGCCGGGTTCGCACCGCCGCAAATCGGCGACTTCATCAAGAACGGCTTGATCACTGTCGCGCCGACCGCTGCGCTGTTTCTGTTCGCCATTCTGTATTTCGGCATCATGCGCGATCGCGGCCTGTTCGATCCGCTGGTGAACTTCCTGATCCGGCGTACCGGCGGCAAGCCGCTGGCCGTGGCGTTGGTCACGGTTTTGGTGACGGCGGTGGTGCACCTCGACGGCGTCGGCGCCGCTACTTTTCTGCTGACCATCCCGGCGCTGCTGCCGCTGTACAAACGCCTGAACATGAGCCCGAACATGCTCTTGCTGTTGGTCGGCACGACCGCGGGCGTCGGCAACATGGTGCCTTGGGGTGGCACCACCGCTCGCGCGGCGGCTACTACTGGGCTCGATGCGACAGCGCTGTGGATGGGACTGATTCCGGTGCAACTGGTGGGCTTTGCCTGTCTGCTGCTGATTGCCGGATGGCTCGGTTTGCTTGCGCAGCGGCGGCTGCCGAAATCCTTGGGCGCCGCGTCGAGTTTTGACGCCACACTGGCCCAGCCCGAAGAACGTGAACACGCGCTGTCCCCACGCCAGTTGCGTTACTGGCTCAACGTAGCCCTGACCGTCGCCATCCTCGCCTGCCTGTTCAGCGGTATTTTCCCGTTGTACGCCTGTTTCATGGTCGGTCTGGGCATCGCCCTGCCGCTTAACTTTGCCTCGCTGGAAGCGCAGACCGAGCGCATCAAAGCGCATGCCGCCGACGCTCTGCAGATGGTTCTGGTGATGATGGCGGCCGGTGTGCTGCTCGGCGTGTTGTCCGGGGCGAAAATGTCCGACGGCATGGCCTTGGCGCTGATCGACGCCCTGCCCCACGGCTCTGCGCAATACCTGCACTTGATCATCGGCGCGTTCGGCGTGCCGCTGGGGATGATCTTTTCACCCGATGCCTACTACTTTGCCTTACTGCCGGTGATTCGCGATGTCGCGGTCGCTGCCGGCGTGCCTTTGGAAGCGGTGGCGCGGGCGATGTTGATCGGCGAAAACACCGGTTTCGCCATCAGCCCGGTGGTGCCCAGCGTCTACCTCGCTCTGGCGCTGGCCGGCGTCGAGTTGCGCAAGCACATCA
- a CDS encoding AtuA-related protein — MTALVTLADFAHARAGDKGNILSVVVLPLNAAHYDWLKRELTVERVAEQFASRRPSRVQRYEIDTLQALNFVLDDALEGGVNRSPGLDRHGKSLSYLLLSLRLPAPG, encoded by the coding sequence ATGACTGCACTTGTCACGCTTGCCGATTTCGCCCATGCCCGCGCCGGTGATAAAGGCAATATCCTCAGCGTCGTGGTCCTGCCGCTGAACGCCGCGCACTACGACTGGCTCAAGCGCGAACTGACCGTCGAGCGCGTCGCCGAGCAGTTCGCCAGCCGCCGGCCTTCACGTGTCCAGCGTTATGAGATCGATACCCTGCAGGCGCTGAATTTCGTTCTCGACGATGCGCTCGAAGGCGGGGTGAATCGTAGCCCGGGGCTCGACCGCCATGGCAAAAGCCTGAGCTACCTGCTGCTGTCGTTGCGCTTGCCGGCACCGGGTTGA
- a CDS encoding acyclic terpene utilization AtuA family protein, with amino-acid sequence MTTTIHIGCGAGFANDRPDAGLRLAQDLASRCGKRYLMYELLAERTLAEAQLRKQADPESGYAARLFDFLRPVLDTCIEAGIPIITNGGAANPRAAAQRLRAELGGRHADLKIACVLGDDLLHVEQQRLEQWLDLDVAQHDVVSVNVYTGADGITQALNDGAGIVLCGRVADPSLAVGPIRHGLGWAADDWEKMAIATAAGHLLECCTQVTGGYFGHPGIKDVPDPARLGCPIAEISADGTLVISKAASSGGCVTERTVKEQLLYEVHDPRRYLTPDVVLDLGEARVTTLSPHRVAISGIQGHPRPAQLKGLAGVRGMWFGEAEISYAGPGAVDRAKLAGEILLQRFDQLAPQVQPWIDIAGVASLFNDARGDYLNQCLAQAPQVADVTVRAGLVHKDRAQVDLLLAEVESLYTNGPAGGGGVRRHLSESIATHGFLIARDEIETRLEWY; translated from the coding sequence ATGACAACAACAATTCATATCGGTTGTGGCGCAGGTTTCGCCAATGATCGTCCCGACGCAGGTTTGCGCCTGGCGCAGGATCTGGCCAGCCGCTGCGGCAAACGCTATCTGATGTATGAACTGCTCGCCGAGCGCACCCTCGCCGAGGCGCAGCTGCGCAAACAGGCTGACCCGGAGAGCGGCTATGCCGCGCGGTTATTCGACTTTCTTCGCCCCGTGCTCGATACCTGCATCGAGGCTGGCATCCCGATCATCACCAATGGTGGCGCGGCGAATCCACGCGCGGCCGCCCAACGGTTACGCGCCGAACTGGGCGGACGCCACGCTGATCTGAAGATCGCCTGCGTGCTCGGCGATGACTTGTTGCACGTCGAACAGCAACGTCTTGAGCAGTGGCTGGATCTCGACGTTGCGCAACACGATGTGGTTTCAGTGAACGTCTATACCGGCGCCGACGGCATCACCCAGGCATTGAATGATGGCGCCGGCATCGTCCTCTGCGGTCGGGTTGCCGACCCCTCGCTGGCGGTGGGTCCGATCCGCCATGGCCTCGGCTGGGCGGCGGATGACTGGGAGAAAATGGCCATCGCCACAGCCGCCGGGCATCTGCTGGAGTGTTGCACTCAGGTTACCGGCGGCTATTTTGGCCATCCCGGGATCAAGGACGTGCCCGATCCGGCGCGCTTGGGCTGCCCGATCGCCGAGATCAGTGCCGACGGCACGCTGGTGATCAGCAAAGCGGCGAGCTCCGGCGGCTGCGTGACCGAGCGCACGGTCAAGGAGCAGTTGCTGTATGAAGTCCACGACCCGCGCCGTTATCTCACGCCGGATGTGGTACTCGACCTTGGCGAAGCACGCGTGACCACCCTCTCCCCCCATCGCGTGGCGATCAGCGGTATTCAGGGCCACCCGCGTCCCGCGCAGCTCAAGGGTTTGGCGGGCGTGCGTGGCATGTGGTTTGGCGAGGCCGAGATTTCCTATGCCGGCCCCGGCGCGGTTGATCGGGCGAAGCTTGCCGGCGAAATCCTCCTGCAACGCTTCGATCAACTGGCGCCGCAAGTGCAGCCGTGGATCGACATTGCCGGCGTCGCCAGCCTGTTCAACGATGCCCGTGGCGATTACCTCAACCAGTGTCTGGCGCAAGCGCCGCAGGTGGCGGACGTGACGGTCAGGGCCGGTCTGGTACACAAGGACCGCGCCCAGGTCGACCTGCTGCTGGCCGAGGTCGAGTCCCTCTACACCAACGGCCCGGCTGGCGGTGGCGGCGTTCGCCGGCACTTGAGCGAGTCGATTGCCACCCACGGTTTTCTGATTGCGCGCGATGAAATCGAGACGCGCCTGGAGTGGTACTGA
- a CDS encoding LysR family transcriptional regulator, with translation MDINFRQLRAFILIAETSSFTRTSEKLHVSQPALSYIIRKLEDTIGLQLLARNTRSVELTPAGEHFLPQAQAMLRDMENAVRDARETLNLNRGSIRLAALPTAAASFLPEIIAAFMSEFPGVQVSLRDGRAGEVSHWVQSGEVDLGITSRPEDLSGLEFDALMDDNLVLLVRRDALAGSTDERWQSLPYIALTPDTSIRPLADAALGLLGVKAECSWEVAHMSTAAALVRAGLGFTLLPASATRFLRVDAEVAVLQVEQPQQRSLGLLQRKPLKQTPSMQAFVRRLAGLRLG, from the coding sequence ATGGACATCAACTTCCGCCAACTGCGCGCGTTCATCCTGATCGCCGAGACCTCAAGCTTCACCCGTACCTCAGAGAAACTGCACGTCTCGCAACCGGCGCTGAGCTACATCATCCGCAAGCTCGAAGACACCATCGGCCTGCAACTGCTGGCGCGCAACACCCGCAGCGTCGAGCTGACCCCGGCCGGCGAACACTTCCTGCCCCAAGCCCAAGCGATGTTGCGCGACATGGAAAACGCCGTGCGCGACGCGCGTGAAACGCTGAATCTCAATCGCGGGAGCATTCGCTTGGCTGCACTGCCGACCGCGGCGGCGTCGTTCCTGCCGGAAATCATCGCCGCGTTCATGAGCGAATTTCCCGGCGTGCAGGTATCGCTGCGCGATGGGCGTGCGGGGGAGGTGAGCCATTGGGTGCAAAGTGGCGAAGTCGACTTGGGCATAACGTCGCGCCCGGAGGATCTGTCGGGATTGGAATTCGACGCGCTGATGGACGACAACCTGGTGCTGCTGGTGCGCCGGGATGCTCTGGCGGGTAGCACTGACGAGCGCTGGCAGTCGCTGCCTTATATAGCGCTAACCCCGGACACCAGCATTCGTCCGTTGGCCGATGCGGCGTTGGGGTTGTTGGGTGTGAAGGCTGAATGTTCGTGGGAAGTTGCGCACATGAGCACGGCGGCGGCGCTGGTGCGTGCGGGGTTGGGGTTTACCTTGTTGCCGGCCAGCGCTACGAGGTTTTTGCGTGTTGATGCGGAGGTGGCGGTTTTGCAGGTGGAACAGCCGCAGCAGCGGTCGTTGGGTTTGTTGCAGAGGAAACCGTTAAAACAGACGCCGTCGATGCAGGCGTTTGTGCGCAGGTTGGCAGGGTTGAGGCTAGGCTGA
- a CDS encoding LbetaH domain-containing protein yields MKLPEISEYIAGWPLLGICSAAPWTVAQDCENRILALLDTLGAGYRRHGNCAVHETAIIEQGAVLKGAIIIGEGSFVAAGAYLRGGVYLGSHCIVGPSCELKSTFMLDGSKLAHFNFVGDSLIGEAVNIEAGAIIANYRNELDGANIKIRHEDHVIETGVNKFGALVGDGCKIGANAVIAPGALLRPHMRVPRLGLIDQFAHD; encoded by the coding sequence ATGAAGCTACCAGAGATCAGTGAATACATCGCTGGATGGCCATTGCTGGGTATATGCTCTGCGGCCCCATGGACCGTGGCTCAGGACTGCGAAAACCGGATCCTGGCCTTGCTTGACACGCTGGGCGCAGGATACCGGCGCCATGGCAATTGTGCCGTCCATGAAACAGCAATCATTGAACAAGGAGCGGTCCTTAAAGGCGCAATTATCATTGGCGAAGGCTCTTTCGTGGCTGCAGGCGCTTATCTCCGTGGAGGTGTTTATCTGGGGAGTCATTGCATTGTTGGCCCAAGCTGCGAGCTCAAGAGTACGTTCATGCTGGACGGTAGCAAGCTGGCGCACTTCAACTTTGTTGGTGACTCATTGATTGGCGAAGCAGTAAATATCGAAGCCGGGGCGATCATTGCCAACTATCGTAACGAGCTTGACGGCGCCAATATAAAAATCCGCCATGAAGATCATGTAATAGAAACGGGGGTCAACAAATTCGGTGCCCTTGTTGGTGATGGCTGCAAAATCGGTGCAAACGCAGTAATCGCTCCCGGCGCTTTGTTGCGGCCACATATGCGCGTGCCGCGTCTGGGACTGATTGACCAGTTTGCTCACGATTAA
- a CDS encoding MBL fold metallo-hydrolase, with amino-acid sequence MNFKTLPLAVSIACAATTAPAFAGTNAPQAPDAAHKVELHQVRNATAKITYGDTTFLIDPMLAKKGAYPGFENTYRSNLRNPLVGLTEAPADIIAGVDAVIVTHTHLDHWDDAAQKALPKDIPLFAQHEDDAQLIRSQGFKNVRVLTDEAQFGGVKITKTGGQHGTDEMYAVPALAKPLGEAMGVVFQAPGYKTLYLAGDTVWRKEVDQTIEKYHPEVIVLNAGKAMMTGYKGSIIMGEEDVLRASKAAKDAKIVAVHMDAINHMSLTREALRAYVRTHGIESRVDIPEDGTSLEF; translated from the coding sequence ATGAACTTTAAAACACTTCCCCTTGCCGTCAGCATCGCTTGTGCTGCAACGACCGCACCGGCATTCGCGGGTACAAACGCTCCCCAGGCACCTGACGCAGCTCATAAAGTCGAACTGCACCAGGTTCGCAACGCGACGGCGAAGATCACCTATGGCGATACGACCTTTCTGATCGACCCGATGCTTGCCAAAAAAGGCGCCTACCCTGGCTTTGAAAATACCTACCGCAGCAACCTGCGCAACCCATTGGTTGGTCTGACCGAGGCGCCCGCCGACATCATTGCCGGTGTCGACGCTGTCATCGTCACCCATACCCACCTTGATCACTGGGATGACGCTGCGCAAAAAGCACTGCCCAAAGACATCCCTCTGTTCGCTCAGCATGAAGACGATGCGCAACTGATTCGTTCGCAAGGTTTCAAGAATGTGCGCGTACTGACTGATGAAGCGCAATTCGGCGGCGTGAAGATCACCAAGACAGGTGGCCAACATGGCACCGACGAAATGTACGCGGTGCCAGCACTCGCCAAACCGCTGGGTGAAGCCATGGGCGTGGTGTTCCAGGCGCCAGGCTACAAGACCCTTTACCTCGCTGGCGACACTGTCTGGCGTAAAGAAGTTGACCAGACCATCGAGAAATATCATCCCGAAGTCATCGTGCTTAACGCCGGGAAGGCGATGATGACCGGCTACAAGGGATCAATCATCATGGGCGAAGAAGACGTGCTGCGCGCCTCAAAAGCTGCGAAAGATGCGAAGATCGTTGCCGTGCATATGGATGCAATCAACCATATGTCTTTGACCCGCGAAGCGCTGCGCGCCTATGTCAGGACACATGGGATCGAGAGCCGGGTCGATATTCCGGAAGACGGTACTTCACTGGAATTCTGA
- a CDS encoding GlxA family transcriptional regulator has protein sequence MGSIRVAVLAFDGVSLFHLSVPGMVLGTAQSGSGEPHYEVSYCAVTPGMVTTDQGVGLEVKQGLELMASADVIVIPAWGDQSVSACPELVEALQAANSKGKLIVGLCLGAFVLGDAGLLDGKEATTHWAARDEFAQRFPNVRFRPEVLYVSADNIVTSAGTVAAIDCCLHLIRERLGADVANRTAKMLVTPPHRQGGQAQYVEYPVPQLSSETHLSEVLTWARMNLSGDLSLDVLAEKAKMSRRTFTRRFKEATGTTVSKWLNSQRVARAQELLETTDLPVECVAGEAGFGTALSLRQQFGAQLGTSPSEYRRMFCREMKLAEKTAEKLHARP, from the coding sequence ATGGGTTCCATCCGCGTTGCCGTATTGGCTTTCGATGGCGTAAGCCTGTTCCATCTTTCGGTTCCCGGGATGGTATTGGGCACCGCTCAATCCGGTTCCGGCGAACCCCATTATGAGGTCAGTTATTGCGCAGTGACGCCGGGGATGGTGACTACCGATCAAGGCGTCGGTCTTGAGGTGAAGCAAGGCCTGGAGCTGATGGCGTCGGCTGATGTGATTGTTATTCCGGCGTGGGGCGATCAGTCGGTCTCTGCGTGCCCTGAACTCGTGGAGGCTCTTCAGGCAGCCAATTCCAAAGGCAAGCTCATCGTCGGATTGTGCCTCGGAGCGTTTGTGCTCGGAGATGCCGGACTGCTCGATGGCAAGGAAGCGACCACTCACTGGGCAGCCCGAGACGAATTTGCGCAACGCTTTCCCAATGTCCGCTTCAGGCCTGAGGTGCTTTACGTCAGCGCAGACAACATCGTGACCTCCGCAGGAACGGTGGCGGCAATCGATTGTTGCCTGCATTTGATACGTGAACGACTTGGCGCTGATGTCGCAAACCGCACTGCGAAGATGCTGGTGACGCCACCACATAGACAGGGTGGCCAGGCTCAATACGTTGAATATCCTGTGCCGCAGCTGTCCAGCGAGACTCATTTGTCTGAAGTATTGACGTGGGCGCGCATGAATCTGTCGGGTGATCTGTCGCTCGACGTCCTGGCGGAAAAGGCAAAGATGAGCCGGCGAACGTTTACTCGGCGTTTCAAGGAAGCTACCGGCACAACCGTTTCCAAATGGCTGAACAGCCAACGCGTGGCCAGAGCGCAGGAGCTTCTGGAAACGACAGATTTGCCTGTAGAGTGCGTGGCTGGTGAGGCGGGCTTTGGAACCGCCTTATCCTTGAGGCAACAATTCGGCGCTCAGCTCGGGACTTCGCCTTCTGAGTACAGGCGAATGTTCTGCCGCGAAATGAAACTGGCCGAGAAGACGGCAGAGAAGTTGCACGCCCGCCCTTAA
- a CDS encoding AAA family ATPase: MPKPILHLMSGKIASGKSTLAKSLASERSAILLSEDYWLSQLYPDQVKSVLDYVRLSRQIRKLVSTLVIDVLNSGVTVVLDFPANTPEDRQWLCGLADAAGVSHCFHYIELDDETCRARLHQRNRRAEHEFAATDAEFDLITSYFHAPDVNEGIVIEIHRL; encoded by the coding sequence ATGCCCAAACCAATACTGCACCTGATGTCAGGCAAGATCGCATCCGGCAAATCGACATTGGCCAAGTCCTTGGCATCCGAACGTTCGGCCATTCTGCTCAGTGAGGATTATTGGCTCTCACAGCTCTACCCTGATCAGGTCAAATCAGTGCTCGATTACGTGCGCCTTTCGCGTCAGATTCGGAAACTGGTCAGCACGCTTGTCATCGATGTGCTGAACTCTGGCGTGACCGTGGTTTTGGATTTCCCGGCCAATACTCCAGAAGACAGGCAGTGGTTATGCGGTTTGGCCGACGCTGCTGGAGTTTCCCACTGTTTCCACTACATCGAGCTGGATGATGAGACCTGTCGGGCCAGGCTGCATCAGCGCAATCGCCGCGCCGAGCATGAATTTGCAGCAACTGATGCTGAGTTCGATTTGATCACTAGCTACTTTCATGCCCCGGATGTAAATGAGGGAATTGTGATTGAGATTCACCGACTTTAA
- a CDS encoding TetR/AcrR family transcriptional regulator, whose protein sequence is MSVNSKEAILLAAKKIAQSQGYNGLNFRDLAQAVGIKAASIYYHFPSKADLGIAVAKRYWEDGALALEAIESESPSPIDALRRFPEIFRRSLEADNRLCLGSFMGAETDTLPIEMTKEIQSFADVNIAWLSKLLLAAKVCESSESESRARAIFAAVVGAQLFARSHSDISLFDSLIDSYRTCGPLPA, encoded by the coding sequence ATGAGCGTCAACTCCAAAGAAGCCATTCTGCTGGCGGCCAAAAAAATTGCCCAATCGCAGGGCTACAATGGTTTGAATTTCCGCGACCTTGCGCAAGCTGTTGGTATCAAAGCGGCGAGTATTTACTACCACTTTCCAAGCAAAGCCGATCTGGGTATTGCGGTTGCCAAACGCTATTGGGAAGACGGTGCGCTCGCGCTAGAGGCCATCGAATCAGAAAGCCCATCTCCGATAGACGCTCTGCGCCGCTTTCCTGAAATCTTCCGTAGATCGCTTGAGGCCGACAATCGCCTTTGTCTGGGTAGTTTCATGGGCGCTGAAACCGATACTTTGCCCATTGAGATGACAAAAGAAATTCAGAGCTTTGCTGATGTCAACATTGCATGGTTAAGCAAGCTTCTATTGGCTGCGAAGGTGTGCGAATCAAGTGAGAGTGAATCCAGAGCCCGCGCAATTTTCGCTGCTGTTGTCGGTGCCCAGCTCTTTGCTAGAAGTCATTCGGATATTTCGCTTTTCGACTCTTTGATCGATTCATACCGCACGTGCGGGCCTCTGCCGGCGTAG
- a CDS encoding glutathione S-transferase family protein, with protein sequence MTNKLQLFTSPSAFPNPQRLRLFMHEKGIADQFAETIYDMSPVGEQRGWRHLNMNPWGETPTLQLADGSYISETAAIVRYLDQEYPGRKIMGATALEQGLDNMWDNRVWVHILYRIVTAFHVLHTGLGFKLELTRNEAWGEHCRKEALAHAALVNRHLSDGRGWLLGGDAPTFSDITLATAIAFSKFPVNATPLDERFEFLDAYWQRWTKRPSFQAAYADRNSGIPELDSPAQ encoded by the coding sequence ATGACTAATAAACTTCAGCTGTTCACTTCGCCTTCGGCCTTTCCAAACCCACAGCGTCTGCGTCTGTTCATGCACGAAAAGGGCATTGCCGACCAATTTGCCGAGACCATCTATGACATGTCTCCTGTAGGCGAGCAGCGTGGCTGGCGTCATTTGAATATGAATCCGTGGGGCGAAACTCCCACCCTGCAACTGGCAGACGGCAGCTACATTTCCGAAACGGCCGCCATCGTTCGTTATCTTGATCAGGAGTATCCCGGTCGCAAAATAATGGGAGCGACAGCACTGGAACAGGGTCTGGATAACATGTGGGACAATCGGGTGTGGGTGCACATCCTGTACCGCATCGTTACAGCGTTCCACGTGTTGCACACCGGGCTGGGCTTCAAGCTGGAACTGACCAGGAATGAGGCTTGGGGCGAACACTGCCGCAAAGAAGCTTTGGCACACGCTGCACTGGTTAATCGTCATTTGTCAGACGGCCGCGGATGGCTGCTCGGCGGTGATGCCCCGACCTTCTCGGACATTACCCTGGCAACCGCGATCGCCTTTTCGAAATTCCCGGTCAATGCAACTCCACTGGACGAGCGTTTTGAGTTCCTGGATGCGTACTGGCAGCGCTGGACTAAACGTCCGAGCTTCCAGGCTGCTTACGCTGATCGGAACAGCGGCATTCCTGAGCTGGATTCGCCCGCCCAGTAA
- a CDS encoding metallophosphoesterase family protein translates to MKTALISDTHNLLRPEAIDALQGCDLIIHAGDIGNPDILAQLSEIAPVHAVRGNNDLSSPWAKDLPDLLRCTLNGWHTLLIHDIADVPADLDPDIKLIITGHSHQPRIEWRGDRLYVNPGSAGPRRFKLPVTLAILEIQPDSIEPRLISLLDPPA, encoded by the coding sequence ATGAAAACCGCCCTGATATCCGACACTCACAATCTCCTGCGCCCCGAAGCCATCGACGCGCTTCAAGGCTGTGACCTGATCATCCACGCCGGCGACATCGGCAACCCGGACATCCTCGCTCAATTGTCCGAAATTGCTCCCGTTCACGCCGTGCGTGGCAACAATGATCTCAGCAGCCCATGGGCCAAAGACCTCCCCGACCTTCTGAGGTGCACTCTCAACGGCTGGCACACCCTGCTTATCCACGACATCGCCGACGTCCCCGCCGATCTGGATCCAGACATAAAGCTCATCATCACCGGCCATTCCCACCAACCGCGCATCGAATGGCGCGGCGATCGTCTATACGTGAACCCTGGTAGCGCCGGCCCTCGGCGTTTCAAATTGCCGGTCACGCTGGCAATTCTCGAGATACAACCCGACAGCATCGAGCCGCGCCTGATTTCCCTGCTGGATCCCCCCGCCTGA
- a CDS encoding WYL domain-containing transcriptional regulator — MKRAKAIEAVRWDLALRYKLIETVAWWEGRLTTGHLMQSFGISRQQASKDINTYIDEHAPRNLSYDKHLKGYVPTKHFKPLFMKESASAYLHLLNQNHERAPHIEGLTLAYAHIDILDVQDRSIRPEVLRPLLKACREGQRLECEYASFKTPDGETRLIAPHTLIHTGMRWHVRAYCEKNGEYRDFVLSRFRGTPELMNDFTEHSRQLDPGWTTPATVILEADSRLKAGQRAILEADYGMENGQLMIETRGALVQYVLNRYQIDTAKMHMKPSAQQLIVANLDALSQWLY, encoded by the coding sequence ATGAAACGGGCGAAAGCGATTGAGGCTGTACGCTGGGATTTGGCATTGCGTTACAAACTGATAGAGACCGTTGCCTGGTGGGAAGGTCGCCTGACCACGGGGCACTTGATGCAGAGCTTTGGCATCAGTCGTCAGCAGGCGTCGAAGGACATCAACACCTACATCGATGAGCATGCGCCCCGAAATCTATCGTATGACAAGCACCTAAAAGGTTACGTACCCACCAAGCATTTCAAACCACTGTTCATGAAGGAAAGTGCAAGTGCATATCTGCACCTGCTGAACCAGAATCACGAGCGGGCTCCGCACATTGAAGGACTGACGTTGGCGTATGCGCACATTGACATCCTTGACGTGCAGGATCGCTCTATCCGCCCCGAAGTGCTTAGGCCGTTATTGAAGGCTTGTCGAGAAGGTCAACGACTTGAGTGTGAGTACGCTTCTTTCAAAACGCCAGATGGGGAAACCCGACTCATTGCGCCGCATACGCTTATCCATACCGGCATGCGCTGGCACGTGCGTGCATACTGCGAGAAAAATGGTGAGTACCGTGATTTTGTATTGAGCCGGTTTCGGGGTACTCCGGAGCTGATGAATGATTTCACAGAGCATTCACGTCAGCTCGACCCTGGGTGGACGACGCCGGCGACAGTGATCCTAGAAGCGGATTCGAGATTGAAGGCTGGGCAGCGGGCCATTCTCGAAGCCGATTACGGAATGGAGAACGGACAGTTGATGATAGAAACCCGCGGCGCGTTGGTTCAGTACGTCTTGAATCGCTACCAGATCGATACCGCCAAGATGCATATGAAACCAAGCGCCCAGCAGCTCATCGTGGCTAACCTGGACGCGCTCAGCCAGTGGCTCTACTAG